A single window of Jiangella alkaliphila DNA harbors:
- a CDS encoding ATP-binding cassette domain-containing protein: MNALAIEAEGLVKQYRGRTGTVDAVRGVDLSVAAGEVFGFLGPNGAGKSTTVRMLTTLLTITSGTARVAGIDVTADPDTVRRRIGVALQEAGLDSRQTGRELIVLQARLFGSSAAEAEQRAEELLELVELTDAADRRIKGYSGGMKRRLDLASALVHRPEVLFLDEPTTGLDPASRLGVWDEVRRINQRGTTVFLTTQYLEEADQLCERLAIIERRPHRPLRHAGVAEEGAARAAWAARRRPRPDAGRGVPRRHRTHPRTRGRRRPGGASMSALVQTELLGRRAIRESLRTPEALAPTLFIPVFFLVVNFGQAGDIFPSDSTPFLFGQTYAAFQLPSSLLLAASFGSAALYLVEDIEGGYFDKLRAAPVSRSALVLGRLIAEGLKTAVLTVALIIIALPFGVSIASGPLGFVLLLVLTSLWAMVFAGFMQLIALKTRSAAATNSGGLVFFPLLFLTPNFVPRELLTRPMEIAATFNPVTYVMEALRALILQELQWDVLARGFGVVAAFGALMLFLNIRLVRRYD, encoded by the coding sequence ATGAACGCTCTGGCCATCGAGGCCGAGGGCCTGGTCAAGCAGTACCGGGGCCGCACCGGCACGGTCGACGCGGTCCGCGGTGTGGACCTCAGCGTCGCCGCGGGCGAGGTCTTCGGGTTCCTGGGCCCGAACGGCGCCGGCAAGTCGACGACCGTCCGCATGCTCACCACCCTGCTGACCATCACGTCGGGCACGGCGCGCGTCGCCGGCATCGACGTCACGGCCGACCCCGACACCGTCCGCCGGCGCATCGGCGTCGCGCTGCAGGAGGCCGGGCTCGACTCGCGCCAGACTGGGCGCGAGCTGATCGTGCTGCAGGCGCGGCTGTTCGGCAGCAGCGCTGCCGAGGCGGAGCAGCGCGCGGAAGAGCTGCTCGAGCTGGTCGAGCTCACCGACGCCGCCGACCGGCGCATCAAGGGCTACTCCGGCGGCATGAAGCGGCGGCTCGACCTCGCGTCGGCGCTGGTCCACCGGCCCGAGGTGCTGTTCCTCGACGAGCCGACGACGGGCCTCGACCCCGCCAGCCGGCTCGGCGTCTGGGACGAGGTGCGGCGCATCAACCAGCGCGGCACCACGGTGTTCCTGACCACGCAGTACCTCGAGGAGGCCGACCAGCTCTGCGAGCGGCTGGCGATCATCGAACGACGGCCGCATCGTCCGCTCCGGCACGCCGGCGTCGCTGAAGAAGGAGCTGCGCGAGCGGCTTGGGCTGCCCGGCGACGCCCCCGACCCGACGCTGGACGAGGTGTTCCTCGACGCCACCGGACGCACCCGCGAACGCGTGGCCGGCGACGTCCAGGAGGTGCGAGCATGAGCGCCCTCGTCCAGACCGAACTGCTCGGCCGGCGGGCCATCCGCGAGTCGCTGCGCACACCCGAGGCCCTGGCGCCGACGTTGTTCATCCCGGTGTTCTTCCTGGTGGTCAACTTCGGGCAGGCCGGCGACATCTTCCCGTCCGACTCCACGCCGTTCCTGTTCGGGCAGACCTACGCGGCGTTCCAGCTGCCCAGCTCGCTGCTGCTGGCCGCGTCGTTCGGCTCGGCCGCCCTCTACCTCGTCGAGGACATCGAGGGCGGCTACTTCGACAAGCTGCGCGCGGCCCCGGTCTCGCGCAGCGCGCTGGTGCTCGGCCGGTTGATCGCCGAGGGTCTGAAGACCGCGGTGCTCACCGTCGCGCTGATCATCATCGCCCTGCCGTTCGGGGTGTCGATCGCCAGCGGCCCGCTCGGCTTCGTCCTGCTGCTCGTCCTGACGTCCCTGTGGGCCATGGTCTTCGCCGGGTTCATGCAGCTCATCGCACTGAAGACGCGCAGCGCGGCGGCCACGAACTCCGGCGGGCTGGTGTTCTTCCCGCTGCTGTTCCTGACCCCGAACTTCGTGCCGCGCGAGCTGCTGACCCGGCCCATGGAGATCGCGGCGACGTTCAACCCCGTCACGTATGTGATGGAGGCGTTGCGGGCGCTGATCCTCCAGGAGCTGCAGTGGGACGTGCTGGCGCGCGGGTTCGGCGTGGTGGCGGCGTTCGGCGCGCTGATGCTGTTCCTGAACATCCGCCTGGTCCGCCGTTACGACTGA
- a CDS encoding DJ-1/PfpI family protein, protein MTTTAHIALYDTLADWEIGHLLVELRTGRFTGTPWNIVTVAELAEPITTMGGLRVVPDLVLDQLAPGASDLLVLAGAEHWDAGEGKVWTDAARRFLDAGVPVAAICGATAGLARAGLLDDRAHTSAAVEYLTAQPGYQGKDRYVDARAVVGGDLVTAGPDSPVQFTRATLSRLGLASNETLQAYEDVFHRADASAFPVLMQAH, encoded by the coding sequence ATGACTACTACCGCACACATCGCCCTGTACGACACGCTCGCCGACTGGGAGATCGGCCACCTGCTGGTCGAGCTCCGGACCGGCCGGTTCACCGGCACGCCGTGGAACATCGTGACGGTCGCCGAATTGGCAGAGCCGATCACCACCATGGGCGGGCTGCGCGTCGTCCCGGACCTGGTGCTCGACCAGCTCGCGCCGGGCGCGAGCGACCTGCTGGTGCTGGCCGGCGCGGAGCACTGGGACGCCGGCGAGGGCAAGGTCTGGACCGACGCCGCGCGGCGGTTCCTCGACGCGGGGGTGCCGGTCGCCGCGATCTGCGGCGCGACGGCCGGCCTCGCGCGGGCCGGGCTGCTGGACGACCGCGCCCACACCAGCGCGGCCGTCGAGTACCTGACGGCGCAGCCCGGCTACCAGGGCAAGGACCGCTATGTCGACGCGCGCGCCGTCGTCGGCGGCGACCTCGTCACGGCCGGGCCGGACTCGCCGGTGCAGTTCACCCGCGCCACGCTGAGCCGGCTCGGGCTGGCGTCGAACGAGACGCTCCAGGCGTATGAGGACGTGTTCCACCGCGCCGACGCGAGCGCCTTCCCGGTGCTCATGCAGGCACACTGA
- a CDS encoding MarR family winged helix-turn-helix transcriptional regulator, producing the protein MTTTEIPPRANWPEPSPASPAGQVLTEIALTTFRLNARLMEAAQEMAAAGGITAAWWQVLGGVLDQPRTHADIGRLMGMSRQGVRRVADLLVEQGLAEYRDNPAHRRAKLLACTEAGYWAIRRISLVQHPWAEHIGGQVDLDDLTHALATMRTLVAVLESDRPAAD; encoded by the coding sequence ATGACGACGACGGAGATCCCGCCGCGGGCGAACTGGCCGGAGCCGTCTCCGGCCAGTCCGGCCGGCCAGGTCCTCACGGAGATCGCGTTGACGACGTTCCGGCTCAACGCCCGGCTCATGGAGGCCGCGCAGGAGATGGCCGCGGCCGGCGGCATCACCGCCGCGTGGTGGCAGGTACTGGGCGGCGTCCTCGACCAGCCGCGCACGCACGCCGACATAGGCCGGCTCATGGGGATGTCGCGGCAAGGCGTGCGCCGGGTCGCCGACCTGCTGGTCGAGCAGGGGCTGGCGGAGTACCGCGACAACCCCGCGCACCGCCGGGCCAAGCTGCTGGCCTGCACCGAGGCCGGCTACTGGGCGATCCGCCGCATCTCGCTGGTGCAGCATCCGTGGGCCGAGCACATCGGCGGCCAGGTCGACCTCGACGACCTGACGCACGCGCTGGCCACCATGCGCACGCTGGTCGCCGTCCTCGAGTCGGACCGCCCGGCGGCCGACTGA
- a CDS encoding GNAT family N-acetyltransferase produces MRIAVDDLRGAEIAAFLDEHVREMLSITPPESKHALDLDGLRRPEVTFWVVRDDDGDIVGCGAIKRLDDRHAELKSMRTAVARKRSGIASLLVGHIVDEARRMGYRRLSLETGSDEFFLPARRLYEKFGFGYCEPFADYVPDPLSVFMTRTLWANRDEIGDVT; encoded by the coding sequence ATGCGGATCGCCGTTGACGACCTTCGAGGCGCCGAGATCGCCGCGTTCCTGGACGAGCACGTCAGGGAGATGCTGTCGATCACGCCGCCGGAGAGCAAGCACGCCCTCGACCTCGACGGGTTGCGACGCCCCGAGGTGACGTTCTGGGTGGTGCGCGACGACGACGGCGACATCGTCGGGTGCGGGGCGATCAAGCGGCTGGACGATCGGCACGCCGAGCTGAAGTCGATGCGGACGGCGGTCGCCCGCAAGCGCAGCGGCATCGCGTCGCTGCTGGTCGGGCACATCGTCGACGAGGCGCGGCGGATGGGGTATCGGCGGCTGAGCCTCGAGACGGGGTCCGACGAGTTCTTCCTACCGGCCCGGCGGCTCTACGAGAAGTTCGGCTTCGGGTACTGCGAGCCGTTCGCGGACTACGTGCCCGACCCGCTCAGCGTCTTCATGACCCGCACCCTCTGGGCGAATCGGGACGAAATCGGTGATGTGACGTAG
- a CDS encoding SRPBCC family protein: MTVLPFVDEHRLLVPAPPAAVWRALAAHVGAMTGAGPLAWALGTDPRQASGTPLQVAATVPGFAVTEVEPERLVRLTGRHRFSRYALTFTLAAAPGGTMLGARTDAAFPGPHGRAYRLLVITSGAHRLAVARLLRDIRRRAVTP; the protein is encoded by the coding sequence GTGACCGTCCTCCCCTTCGTCGACGAGCACCGGCTGCTGGTGCCCGCCCCGCCGGCGGCGGTGTGGCGCGCGCTGGCAGCGCATGTCGGCGCGATGACCGGGGCCGGGCCGCTCGCGTGGGCGCTTGGGACCGACCCGCGGCAGGCGTCCGGAACGCCGCTGCAGGTGGCCGCGACCGTCCCGGGGTTCGCCGTCACGGAGGTCGAGCCGGAGCGGCTGGTCCGGCTGACCGGCCGGCACCGGTTCTCCCGCTACGCGCTGACGTTCACGCTGGCCGCGGCGCCGGGCGGGACCATGCTCGGCGCCCGCACCGACGCGGCCTTCCCCGGACCTCATGGCCGCGCCTACCGCCTGCTCGTCATCACCTCCGGCGCCCACCGCCTCGCCGTCGCCCGCCTCCTCCGCGACATCCGCCGCCGTGCCGTCACACCGTGA
- a CDS encoding SGNH/GDSL hydrolase family protein: MNRLLFPLVALQGMWVRSTFTLAQPVDGPSTGTLGAGSGGPLRVAILGESTAAGSGVDSHDDGFAGGLASVLAVRTGRPIEWEVAAQFGATARRVRHRLLPRLTGEYDVAVLLAGANDVLTRRPPADWGTDLAAIVDGLAERAERVVVAGIPPFGLFPGLPRTLRRYLGERAATLDEVSRTVCAGRPRVTWATSAGDVSPSLDFFSADRFHPSSTGYRLWASAVADAIPPR, from the coding sequence ATGAACCGCTTGCTGTTCCCCCTCGTCGCGCTGCAGGGGATGTGGGTGCGGTCGACGTTCACGCTGGCGCAGCCGGTCGACGGGCCTTCGACCGGGACGCTCGGCGCCGGCTCGGGTGGGCCGCTGCGGGTGGCGATCCTGGGCGAGTCGACGGCGGCCGGGTCGGGCGTCGACTCCCACGACGACGGGTTCGCCGGCGGCCTCGCGTCGGTGCTGGCGGTACGGACCGGGCGCCCGATCGAGTGGGAGGTGGCCGCGCAGTTCGGCGCGACCGCGCGGCGCGTCCGGCATCGCCTGCTTCCCCGGCTGACCGGCGAGTACGACGTCGCCGTGCTGCTGGCCGGCGCAAACGACGTGCTCACCCGGCGCCCGCCGGCCGACTGGGGCACCGACCTCGCGGCGATCGTCGACGGGCTCGCGGAGCGGGCCGAGCGGGTCGTCGTCGCGGGCATCCCGCCGTTCGGGCTGTTCCCGGGGCTGCCGCGGACGCTGCGGCGCTACCTCGGCGAGCGGGCGGCGACCCTCGACGAGGTGTCGCGGACGGTGTGCGCGGGGCGGCCGCGGGTGACGTGGGCGACCAGCGCCGGCGACGTGTCGCCGTCGCTGGACTTCTTCTCGGCCGACCGCTTCCACCCGTCGTCGACCGGCTACCGCCTCTGGGCCTCCGCCGTCGCCGACGCGATCCCGCCGCGGTGA
- a CDS encoding TetR/AcrR family transcriptional regulator, with amino-acid sequence MAPVRSTAAQRRAEAVAVAMRVVADDGLTTAALQRVADEIGVSQPYVFRLFGSKQGLLLACIDEVGSRVRTEFRAAAAGRPGDPMTAMGAAFRELLAGGVTGGLWLQASAIARRDEVVAARCREVIAVLLAEAAGLTGAGGDDLARFLADGALVVLLQAIGVDLRDGTRAAVGTLLPREDTP; translated from the coding sequence ATGGCACCGGTGCGCAGTACCGCGGCCCAGCGGCGGGCCGAGGCCGTCGCCGTGGCGATGCGGGTGGTCGCCGACGACGGCCTGACGACGGCGGCGCTGCAGCGCGTCGCGGACGAGATCGGGGTGTCGCAGCCGTACGTCTTCCGGCTCTTCGGCAGCAAGCAGGGACTGCTGCTGGCCTGCATCGACGAGGTGGGGTCGCGGGTGCGGACGGAGTTCCGCGCGGCCGCGGCGGGCCGGCCCGGCGACCCGATGACGGCGATGGGCGCGGCCTTCCGCGAGCTGCTCGCCGGCGGCGTCACTGGGGGCCTGTGGCTGCAGGCGTCCGCGATCGCCCGTCGGGACGAGGTGGTGGCGGCCCGCTGCCGCGAGGTCATCGCCGTCCTGCTCGCCGAGGCGGCCGGGCTGACCGGCGCCGGCGGCGACGACCTGGCCCGGTTCCTGGCCGACGGCGCGCTGGTGGTGCTGCTGCAGGCGATCGGCGTCGATCTGCGCGACGGCACCCGGGCCGCCGTCGGCACGCTGCTCCCCCGAGAGGACACCCCATGA
- a CDS encoding peptidoglycan-binding protein, with protein MPEPVVVEVVPYPGPDVFGAGKENDYVLLVGSALVLRAKEYRDLYKEGPSRKWSSVDQAAVKAFQEDQGWKGSDADGIPGKQTWQRLGLG; from the coding sequence ATGCCCGAGCCCGTGGTTGTCGAAGTCGTCCCGTACCCCGGACCCGATGTGTTCGGAGCCGGCAAGGAGAACGACTACGTGCTCCTGGTCGGCTCCGCGCTGGTGCTGCGCGCGAAGGAGTACCGCGACCTCTACAAGGAGGGCCCCAGCCGCAAGTGGTCCAGCGTCGACCAGGCCGCGGTCAAGGCGTTCCAGGAGGACCAGGGCTGGAAGGGCTCCGACGCCGACGGCATCCCCGGCAAGCAGACCTGGCAGCGGCTCGGCTTGGGCTGA
- a CDS encoding RNA polymerase sigma factor, with protein sequence MTTEHHDQLRITLGVLRSRRSDEVPAGLHESIAGGGPQLLALARAIDPDNAEDLVQTAYADVLERSGSVELPAVLERLAELAEQQRGSDVDTEPVREDRITEIADTGPDEDSPDELFYPDFYEETIDLGDWVDSANSWPDGSRVLGPDAEIDTEELFGVVDAALGELPAAQATLLNLVDVQDVPLDVAARTVGLEPAAARKALGTARHRVRRRLHAYLDRADSA encoded by the coding sequence ATGACGACGGAGCACCACGACCAGCTGCGCATCACCCTCGGCGTCCTCCGCAGCCGGCGCAGCGATGAGGTCCCCGCCGGCCTGCACGAGAGCATCGCCGGCGGCGGGCCGCAGCTTCTGGCGCTGGCCCGCGCCATCGACCCCGACAACGCCGAGGACCTCGTCCAGACGGCGTACGCCGACGTCCTGGAGCGGTCCGGTTCGGTGGAGCTGCCCGCCGTGCTGGAGCGGCTGGCCGAGCTGGCCGAGCAGCAGCGCGGGTCCGACGTCGACACCGAGCCGGTGCGCGAGGACCGCATCACCGAGATCGCCGACACCGGCCCGGACGAGGACAGCCCCGACGAGCTGTTCTACCCGGACTTCTACGAGGAGACCATCGACCTCGGCGACTGGGTCGACTCCGCGAACTCCTGGCCCGACGGCAGCCGCGTCCTCGGCCCCGACGCGGAGATCGACACCGAGGAGCTGTTCGGCGTCGTCGACGCCGCGCTCGGCGAGCTGCCCGCGGCGCAGGCCACGCTGCTGAACCTGGTCGACGTCCAGGACGTGCCGCTCGACGTCGCCGCCCGCACCGTCGGGCTCGAGCCGGCAGCCGCCCGGAAGGCGCTAGGTACCGCGCGGCATCGGGTCCGGCGCCGGTTGCACGCCTACCTGGACCGCGCCGACTCGGCCTGA
- a CDS encoding TerD family protein, whose amino-acid sequence MCQGGRVPTIEPLLIRKTLRVPAVAGPPGDGAVVARQLDAVLTTVGFKAARDLLEHLSGLDVGTAIDRSVLVLGTVRELVGDHVEHNAYFIDFPAGVPDTVEFWITCLRDAIERAAVPDVLSDGDGSTGGLPISLLDLPAYGRYQHTYAELLAAHDELIPSLKDRVTVLRLGRSLAEETHELYLALAGSPVPLGDDDLAALADLARLCLDDAQPETVPMRESRAVVNRVRLEAGRPLLADTVTDVLRLACALSDGDVTLEKPTRFASFRRAQRRALLTALDAVVADSPAKLADVHRHREAWKRLGERLHPHEYPALSHARDVFAVARREKTARSLSARAEVAFAAGDVRAAVTVLSAAPGLLVRALDRILRTAAPDDLSFALETVEEVAGRVSGRVLLSLREHLANRSAPEATRFFVNRSARAWSEPDLRPPLESAVVERLTALLDGEIVRRLPERGTIVVDPQVLDLAVPLSDKTAGGGFGVMARGSVVPVDGPAVRFFTYWRQQRVRTDFDLSVALLDADFESAGHVSWTNLADGGAIYSGDITEAPDGASEFIDMDLSAVTARYVVPEILVYSGEGFDTVAESFFGFMIRDPAQAGRPFEPRTVRMKSDLRGTGRVAVPLLFARADDGTWSARWMQVYLRGAAWGNTVEGIRVTASALARAIDGRSYLRMSHLVDLMAARGGTVTVSPSPAALGLDPGVPVTYVGIEVPDGLPAGSDCYGLDRHKELIPQ is encoded by the coding sequence ATGTGTCAGGGTGGTCGGGTGCCGACGATCGAGCCGCTGCTGATCCGGAAGACGTTGCGAGTCCCGGCGGTCGCGGGCCCACCCGGCGACGGCGCTGTCGTGGCACGGCAGTTGGACGCCGTCCTCACGACGGTCGGGTTCAAGGCGGCGCGGGACCTCCTCGAACACCTCTCCGGCCTCGACGTCGGCACCGCGATCGACCGGTCAGTCCTGGTCCTCGGCACCGTGCGCGAGCTGGTCGGCGACCACGTCGAGCACAACGCCTACTTCATCGACTTCCCTGCGGGCGTCCCCGACACCGTCGAGTTCTGGATCACCTGTCTGCGCGACGCGATCGAGCGGGCGGCGGTCCCGGACGTGCTGTCCGACGGCGACGGTTCGACCGGCGGGTTGCCGATCAGCCTGTTGGACCTGCCGGCGTACGGGCGCTACCAGCACACCTACGCCGAGCTGCTCGCGGCGCACGACGAGCTGATCCCGTCGCTGAAGGACCGCGTCACCGTCCTGCGGCTCGGCCGGAGCCTGGCCGAGGAGACGCACGAGCTGTACCTGGCGCTCGCCGGCAGCCCGGTGCCGCTCGGCGACGACGACCTCGCCGCGCTCGCCGACCTCGCCCGCCTCTGCCTCGACGACGCGCAGCCCGAGACCGTCCCGATGCGCGAGAGCCGCGCCGTCGTCAACCGGGTCCGGCTCGAGGCCGGCCGCCCGCTGCTCGCCGACACCGTCACCGATGTGCTCCGGCTGGCCTGCGCACTCTCGGACGGCGACGTGACGCTGGAGAAGCCGACGCGGTTCGCCTCGTTCCGGCGGGCGCAGCGGCGGGCGCTCCTGACCGCGCTCGACGCCGTCGTCGCGGACTCGCCGGCCAAGCTGGCCGACGTGCACCGGCACCGCGAGGCGTGGAAGCGGCTGGGCGAGCGGCTACACCCGCACGAGTACCCCGCCCTGTCGCACGCCCGGGACGTGTTCGCGGTCGCACGACGCGAGAAGACGGCCCGGTCTCTGAGCGCCCGGGCCGAGGTCGCCTTCGCCGCCGGCGACGTCCGTGCTGCGGTGACGGTGCTGTCCGCGGCGCCCGGACTGCTGGTGCGCGCGCTCGACCGGATCCTGCGCACAGCCGCGCCGGACGATCTGTCGTTCGCGCTCGAGACGGTCGAGGAGGTCGCCGGCCGGGTGTCGGGACGGGTGCTGCTGTCGCTGCGCGAGCACCTGGCGAACCGCTCGGCGCCCGAGGCGACCCGCTTCTTCGTCAACCGGTCGGCCCGCGCGTGGTCGGAGCCGGACCTGCGGCCGCCGCTGGAGTCCGCGGTGGTCGAGCGGCTGACCGCGCTGCTGGACGGCGAGATCGTCCGGCGGCTGCCCGAGCGCGGGACGATCGTCGTCGACCCGCAGGTGCTCGACCTCGCCGTGCCGCTGTCGGACAAGACGGCCGGCGGCGGCTTCGGGGTCATGGCGCGCGGCTCGGTCGTGCCGGTCGACGGGCCGGCGGTGCGGTTCTTCACCTACTGGCGCCAGCAGCGCGTGCGCACCGACTTCGACCTCTCCGTCGCGCTGCTCGACGCCGACTTCGAGAGCGCCGGACACGTGTCGTGGACCAACCTGGCCGACGGCGGCGCCATCTACTCCGGCGACATCACCGAGGCGCCCGACGGGGCGTCGGAGTTCATCGACATGGACCTGAGCGCGGTGACCGCCCGCTATGTGGTGCCGGAGATCCTCGTCTACTCCGGCGAGGGGTTCGACACCGTCGCGGAGTCGTTCTTCGGCTTCATGATCCGCGACCCCGCACAGGCCGGGCGCCCGTTCGAGCCGCGCACCGTCCGGATGAAGTCGGACCTGCGCGGGACGGGACGGGTGGCCGTTCCGCTGCTGTTCGCCCGTGCCGACGACGGCACGTGGTCGGCCCGGTGGATGCAGGTGTATCTGCGCGGCGCGGCCTGGGGGAACACCGTCGAGGGCATCCGGGTCACCGCGTCGGCACTGGCCCGGGCCATCGACGGCCGCTCCTACCTGCGGATGTCGCACCTGGTCGACCTCATGGCCGCGCGCGGCGGGACCGTCACCGTGTCGCCGTCGCCGGCCGCTCTGGGGCTGGACCCGGGCGTGCCGGTCACCTACGTCGGCATCGAGGTGCCCGACGGGCTGCCCGCGGGCTCGGACTGCTACGGCCTCGACCGGCACAAGGAGTTGATCCCGCAGTAG
- a CDS encoding sialidase family protein, with protein sequence MPRTAVAAIIAALLLTALPATGAEAPAVRSFDDEPIGAPPAGYTTQGDVTVAEAPFGRPGNRAVHLADYTATLQSRLHIPAPAAAARRFEVDLAMHTTRQAVFVAVHAEGDNPALGAYRFMITPVYAYGGSTTAQVLVYDGRQYVRLATVPMLTARDHPSRVRIDASAAAAVLTVNGMSFRTTVRASGGTAITGLELASSGAAGVGSDAYLDDVALSDLDPAGPALAEGLPVTGVLPSYVAEKHPASTVVATIDAPGVRAAQVRARVVVDGVDGPFAGRVHGEAGRLVVSAPIDGDDIGLHPVTVTLTDLRTGVTRSTQMRIQAYSPIPAQVVAQEPAGAAEPRFPDAVRLADGTIVLAYHYADGHTKADGVVRMIRSADGGATWSAPVTVAATAGADNRDPKLSVLRDGTVLLTVFRTDWSTTPESNVGTFVYRSADGGLTFPEVTQVESAQPGAWQHGPAVELPNGDILQPLYGYGARVARSADGGHTFPAAAERTVVEDDERFSNGEPNIVRLPSGELVMQIRRHDNLLAIESESVLVRSYDDGHTWTSPEPTGLPASSAHLLLTGDGSVLMTYGNYAQAGRPTYGVLIDDPSGPWTEHRPVPLYNSGWEDQANPTSVQLDDGSFLSFGFDVANRTVVSFRTTAADYD encoded by the coding sequence ATGCCGCGAACCGCCGTCGCCGCCATCATCGCCGCCCTGCTGCTGACCGCCCTCCCAGCGACGGGCGCCGAGGCGCCTGCCGTACGGAGCTTCGACGACGAGCCGATCGGCGCGCCACCCGCCGGGTACACGACGCAGGGCGACGTGACGGTCGCCGAGGCGCCGTTCGGCCGGCCCGGCAACCGCGCGGTGCACCTGGCGGACTACACGGCGACGCTCCAGTCGCGCCTGCACATCCCCGCTCCCGCGGCCGCTGCCAGGCGATTCGAGGTCGACCTCGCGATGCACACGACCCGGCAGGCGGTGTTCGTCGCCGTGCACGCCGAGGGCGACAACCCGGCGCTCGGCGCGTACCGGTTCATGATCACCCCGGTGTACGCGTACGGCGGCAGCACCACCGCCCAGGTCCTGGTGTACGACGGGCGGCAGTACGTGCGCCTGGCGACCGTCCCGATGCTCACCGCGCGGGACCACCCGAGCCGCGTCCGCATCGACGCCAGCGCCGCCGCGGCCGTGCTGACAGTGAACGGAATGTCGTTCCGTACCACCGTCCGGGCGTCCGGCGGGACGGCGATCACCGGCCTCGAGCTGGCCTCCAGCGGCGCCGCCGGGGTCGGCTCAGACGCCTACCTCGACGACGTCGCGCTGAGCGACCTCGACCCGGCCGGCCCGGCGCTGGCCGAAGGGCTGCCCGTCACCGGCGTCCTCCCCTCCTACGTCGCCGAGAAGCACCCGGCCTCGACCGTCGTCGCGACGATCGACGCGCCCGGCGTGCGGGCGGCGCAGGTGCGGGCGCGGGTCGTCGTCGACGGCGTGGACGGGCCGTTCGCGGGGCGAGTGCACGGCGAGGCCGGGCGGCTGGTCGTCAGCGCCCCGATCGACGGCGACGACATCGGGCTGCACCCGGTGACCGTCACCCTCACCGACCTGCGCACCGGCGTCACCCGGTCCACCCAGATGCGGATCCAGGCGTACTCGCCGATCCCGGCGCAGGTCGTGGCGCAGGAGCCGGCCGGCGCCGCGGAGCCGCGCTTCCCCGACGCCGTCCGGCTGGCCGACGGCACGATCGTGCTGGCCTACCACTACGCCGACGGGCACACGAAGGCCGACGGTGTCGTCCGCATGATCCGCTCGGCGGACGGCGGCGCCACCTGGTCGGCCCCGGTCACCGTCGCGGCGACCGCCGGCGCCGACAACCGCGACCCCAAGCTCAGCGTGCTGCGCGACGGGACGGTGCTGCTGACGGTGTTCCGCACCGACTGGTCGACCACGCCGGAGAGCAACGTCGGCACCTTCGTCTACCGCTCGGCCGACGGCGGGCTGACGTTCCCCGAGGTCACGCAGGTCGAGAGCGCCCAGCCCGGCGCCTGGCAGCACGGTCCCGCCGTCGAGCTGCCGAACGGCGACATCCTGCAGCCGCTGTACGGGTACGGCGCCCGCGTCGCCCGCAGCGCCGACGGCGGCCACACCTTCCCCGCGGCGGCCGAGCGCACCGTCGTCGAGGACGACGAGCGGTTCTCCAACGGCGAGCCGAACATCGTCCGGCTGCCCAGCGGCGAGCTGGTCATGCAGATCCGCCGGCACGACAACCTGCTGGCCATCGAGAGCGAGTCGGTGCTCGTCCGCTCCTACGACGACGGCCATACCTGGACCAGCCCCGAGCCGACCGGCCTCCCCGCGTCGTCGGCGCACCTGCTGCTCACCGGCGACGGCTCGGTGCTGATGACGTACGGCAACTACGCCCAGGCCGGGCGCCCGACATACGGCGTGCTGATCGACGACCCGTCCGGCCCGTGGACGGAGCACCGGCCGGTGCCGCTGTACAACTCAGGCTGGGAGGACCAGGCCAACCCGACCAGCGTCCAGCTCGACGACGGCTCGTTCCTCTCCTTCGGCTTCGACGTCGCCAACCGGACCGTCGTCTCCTTCCGGACCACCGCCGCCGACTACGACTGA